The Shewanella sp. NFH-SH190041 genome has a window encoding:
- a CDS encoding DUF2804 family protein: MASRQQDENYSSDGAIFKRDTCNAKEATTADGMCHLDASATVTAPTIAGLSGIRARPAPATLINRLGQPHFGYFAEPVAQFSLPQFVYRTEMDGSASAWARYFHYKQFQFVALQGADFLLGMALADIRYLGSGFVYLYDMTTNHLTELNFLQPLGGRYATSPSPVNGHGYIRARQGQLALTLS; encoded by the coding sequence ATGGCTAGTAGACAGCAGGATGAAAACTACAGCAGTGATGGCGCTATTTTTAAACGCGACACTTGCAATGCTAAAGAGGCGACAACCGCTGATGGCATGTGTCATCTCGATGCCAGTGCCACTGTTACTGCCCCAACTATTGCGGGTTTAAGCGGCATACGTGCCCGGCCCGCGCCCGCGACTTTAATCAATCGATTGGGGCAGCCTCACTTTGGCTATTTTGCTGAGCCGGTGGCGCAGTTTTCTTTGCCGCAGTTTGTTTACCGCACTGAAATGGATGGCTCCGCATCGGCTTGGGCGCGGTATTTTCACTATAAACAATTTCAATTTGTGGCTTTGCAAGGCGCGGATTTCTTATTGGGAATGGCGCTGGCCGATATTCGCTATCTGGGGTCTGGGTTTGTTTATCTCTATGATATGACCACCAATCACCTGACGGAGCTAAATTTTCTACAACCTCTTGGTGGCCGTTATGCGACTAGCCCTTCACCGGTCAATGGTCATGGCTATATCCGCGCGCGCCAAGGGCAACTGGCATTGACGCTTAGCTAA
- a CDS encoding DUF2804 domain-containing protein yields the protein MVCSPTGYSGWTYTQKHNGLALDGQLQLQGREVDLTSVRGGYDFSAGYMRRETSWRWASINGSCHGISVGLNLAAGVNETGLSENACWVNGVCMYLPPVHFAFKRDDPDAPWHIYSDDGRIDLHFMPRNCRRERRNLWLLKSNFRQFIGHFHGSVVLDNGQRLALSQVPGLTEDHFAKW from the coding sequence GTGGTATGCAGTCCAACCGGGTATAGCGGCTGGACTTATACCCAAAAGCATAATGGCCTCGCATTGGATGGGCAGTTACAGCTACAAGGGCGCGAGGTTGATCTGACCAGTGTACGCGGTGGCTATGATTTTTCTGCCGGATATATGCGCCGTGAGACCAGTTGGCGCTGGGCATCGATTAATGGCAGCTGTCACGGCATATCCGTGGGCCTTAACTTGGCCGCGGGCGTCAATGAGACAGGCTTGAGTGAGAACGCCTGTTGGGTGAATGGCGTTTGTATGTATCTGCCACCTGTGCACTTTGCTTTTAAGCGGGATGACCCGGATGCACCTTGGCATATCTACAGTGACGATGGTCGCATTGACCTGCATTTTATGCCGCGAAACTGCCGACGGGAGCGGCGAAATTTGTGGCTCCTCAAAAGTAATTTTCGTCAGTTTATCGGTCATTTCCATGGTTCAGTAGTGCTGGATAATGGTCAGCGATTGGCGTTGTCACAGGTCCCTGGGCTGACCGAAGATCATTTCGCTAAATGGTAA
- a CDS encoding sterol desaturase family protein, producing the protein MLDWLIAHPEWLLVLLAPLFGILMVAEWFWGTVKQHLPQNGHYRLPELACNLTLAGLHQLMDLLVGLLVFKVYLWLFGWRLFDINMTPMMFFVLMLAQDFCYYWFHRASHRLRWFWAAHSVHHSSKNMNFSTALRQSMLYPLTGMWLFWLPLVIIGFPPQYVVLTVLVNLALQFIIHTQWIRSFGCLDRLLNSPSHHRVHHGRNPQYIDRNYAGLLIIWDKLFGTFTPETEPVEYGITTPVQSMNPVTVTFAEWRELWRDISTPGLTLTRRLALLWSAPKNGGLTQQDLTRQSDLDKAAIPQDSGLDKE; encoded by the coding sequence ATGCTTGATTGGCTGATCGCTCATCCTGAATGGTTATTGGTATTGTTGGCGCCGCTGTTTGGAATATTGATGGTGGCAGAATGGTTTTGGGGAACCGTTAAGCAACACCTGCCGCAAAATGGACATTACCGTTTACCTGAACTGGCCTGTAATTTGACATTGGCGGGGCTACATCAATTGATGGATCTGCTGGTGGGGCTGTTGGTCTTTAAGGTGTATCTATGGCTGTTTGGTTGGCGGCTGTTTGATATCAACATGACACCTATGATGTTTTTCGTGCTGATGTTAGCGCAGGATTTTTGCTATTACTGGTTTCACCGTGCCAGTCATCGGCTGCGCTGGTTTTGGGCCGCCCACAGCGTGCACCACAGTTCGAAAAATATGAATTTCAGTACGGCATTACGCCAAAGTATGCTGTATCCGCTTACAGGCATGTGGCTGTTTTGGTTACCCCTAGTGATCATCGGTTTTCCGCCCCAGTATGTGGTATTGACCGTGCTGGTGAATCTGGCACTGCAATTTATTATCCATACCCAGTGGATCCGTAGTTTCGGCTGCTTGGATAGACTGTTGAATTCCCCTAGCCATCACAGGGTGCACCATGGTCGTAACCCCCAATATATTGACCGAAATTACGCTGGGTTGCTGATCATATGGGACAAGCTATTTGGCACTTTTACCCCGGAAACTGAGCCGGTGGAATATGGCATTACCACCCCGGTACAGAGTATGAACCCAGTGACAGTGACTTTCGCTGAGTGGCGGGAGTTATGGCGGGATATCTCCACGCCGGGGCTGACATTGACTCGGCGTCTGGCATTGCTGTGGTCGGCACCTAAAAACGGGGGGCTAACCCAACAGGATTTGACTCGACAGTCAGATTTAGACAAGGCCGCGATCCCCCAAGACTCAGGCTTAGATAAAGAGTGA
- a CDS encoding DEAD/DEAH box helicase, with the protein MSFAQLNLAPALLANLDTLGFTQPTKVQAEAIPEIMAGHDLMAGARTGTGKTAAYALPIMHALLQTEPQTARLQALILVPTRELAQQVADNLNQYSQHTRLRTALIYGGAAFEPQQKALAQGVNILVATPGRLLDHLRKKTVNLGQLTHLVFDEADRMLDMGFKDEISAILRQLPRQRQTLLFSATFDDSIFRFSRQLLKQPKLVEVDKRNSAAQDITQQLYEVDDDRKAPLLAHLLRHKDWRQVLVFSRTKQACDQLSHYLQQQGLTVAAMHGDLSQKVRTDVLTQFKAGELQALIATDVAARGLDIDDLPVVINMELPYIAEDYVHRIGRTGRAGNTGLAMTFFNNKDARQLEELEVLLDCRLPRQWYPGFEPDLTRLDDSPKLSKAAQKQRARKRALGGNTRRRR; encoded by the coding sequence ATGTCTTTTGCCCAACTTAATCTCGCCCCTGCCCTTTTAGCCAACCTAGACACGCTGGGCTTTACTCAACCAACGAAAGTCCAAGCCGAAGCCATTCCTGAAATTATGGCGGGTCATGATTTGATGGCGGGTGCCCGCACCGGTACCGGCAAAACCGCCGCCTATGCCCTGCCCATTATGCATGCCCTGCTACAAACCGAGCCGCAGACAGCAAGGCTTCAAGCATTGATCCTGGTGCCCACCCGCGAGCTTGCCCAGCAGGTAGCTGATAATCTCAACCAATACAGTCAACACACCCGACTACGAACCGCCCTGATTTATGGTGGCGCCGCTTTTGAGCCGCAGCAAAAAGCCTTGGCCCAGGGGGTTAATATTCTGGTTGCTACCCCCGGACGATTACTGGACCATCTGCGTAAAAAAACCGTCAATCTGGGCCAACTGACCCATCTGGTATTTGATGAAGCGGATCGCATGCTGGATATGGGCTTTAAAGATGAAATCAGCGCCATTTTGCGACAACTGCCCCGGCAACGTCAGACCCTGCTGTTTTCTGCCACCTTTGATGACAGTATTTTCCGTTTTAGCCGTCAATTGCTTAAACAACCCAAACTGGTCGAAGTCGACAAACGCAACTCAGCCGCCCAGGATATTACCCAGCAGCTATATGAAGTGGATGATGACCGCAAAGCGCCGCTGTTAGCCCATTTGCTTCGTCATAAAGACTGGCGCCAAGTCTTGGTATTCTCCCGCACCAAACAGGCCTGTGATCAGCTAAGTCATTACCTGCAACAACAAGGTCTGACCGTCGCGGCCATGCACGGCGATTTGTCCCAGAAAGTACGCACTGACGTATTAACCCAGTTTAAAGCCGGAGAGTTACAGGCCTTGATTGCCACAGATGTTGCCGCCCGGGGGCTGGATATTGACGACTTACCCGTCGTGATCAATATGGAGCTGCCCTATATCGCCGAAGATTATGTTCACCGCATCGGCCGCACCGGCCGCGCCGGTAACACTGGGCTGGCGATGACATTTTTTAATAATAAAGACGCCCGCCAGTTGGAAGAGCTAGAAGTCCTGTTAGACTGCCGTCTGCCCCGCCAATGGTACCCCGGCTTTGAACCGGATTTAACCCGACTAGATGACAGCCCGAAACTCTCCAAAGCGGCACAAAAACAGCGGGCTCGCAAACGGGCACTGGGTGGTAATACCCGTCGGCGGCGCTAA
- a CDS encoding methyltransferase, producing the protein MTTHFSVPGVELELHRYPASQVSNLQAWDAADEHLLQQLNEQLSDQSLAPNANIAIINDGFGALTCALQRIMPEATLYIETDAKTSQLGTLENLQRNELSDANIHWLNSRENLPQLPAIVLMKLPKNLTYFAHQLIRLSQVLPAGTPILIGAKAKLINQSLLALIAQHLGPASASLAWKKTRVIRATADGNARSLPAPQHWPVPEYQLQISNLANVFAANKLDIGARIMLDNMPEGDYRQVIDLGCGNGILGLRAAQLYPHANIHFIDDSEMAIASARDNWQQNQLCPGHGHFHWDDCLTHLEAGISADLVLCNPPFHQGEAITDHIAWQMFVDARKRLQSGGMLQVVGNRHLGYHVKLKRLFGNCRTAASNGKFVILQAIK; encoded by the coding sequence ATGACCACCCATTTTTCAGTACCCGGCGTTGAGCTGGAATTACACCGTTACCCGGCCAGTCAGGTCTCTAACCTGCAAGCTTGGGATGCAGCTGATGAGCATCTGCTGCAACAACTCAATGAACAACTGAGCGACCAGTCATTGGCGCCTAATGCCAATATCGCCATTATTAATGATGGATTTGGCGCACTCACCTGCGCGTTGCAGCGCATCATGCCAGAAGCGACGCTTTATATCGAAACCGATGCCAAAACCAGTCAACTGGGTACACTGGAAAACCTGCAGCGTAATGAATTAAGCGATGCCAATATTCACTGGCTCAATAGCCGGGAAAATCTGCCTCAGCTGCCGGCTATCGTGCTAATGAAACTGCCGAAAAATCTGACCTATTTTGCCCACCAGCTGATTCGGTTGTCACAAGTACTGCCAGCAGGCACCCCCATACTGATTGGGGCAAAAGCCAAATTGATCAATCAAAGTCTGCTTGCACTTATTGCGCAACATCTCGGCCCTGCCAGTGCCAGCTTAGCGTGGAAAAAAACCCGGGTTATCCGGGCAACCGCTGATGGTAATGCACGGTCACTCCCCGCGCCTCAACACTGGCCAGTACCCGAATATCAATTACAGATCAGCAATCTGGCTAATGTGTTTGCCGCTAATAAGCTCGATATTGGTGCCCGCATTATGCTCGATAATATGCCTGAAGGAGATTACCGCCAGGTAATCGATCTTGGCTGTGGTAACGGTATTCTCGGCCTGCGAGCAGCCCAGTTATATCCCCACGCCAATATCCATTTTATTGATGACTCAGAAATGGCCATTGCCAGTGCTCGGGATAACTGGCAGCAAAATCAACTGTGCCCAGGACATGGCCACTTCCATTGGGATGACTGTCTGACCCATCTGGAGGCCGGGATCAGTGCCGATCTCGTGCTGTGTAACCCCCCATTCCACCAAGGGGAAGCCATCACTGATCATATTGCCTGGCAAATGTTTGTCGATGCCCGCAAGAGATTGCAAAGCGGCGGTATGTTGCAAGTCGTCGGTAACCGACATTTGGGGTATCACGTAAAACTCAAACGCCTGTTTGGCAACTGTCGTACTGCCGCCAGCAATGGTAAGTTTGTTATTTTACAAGCCATCAAATAA
- a CDS encoding alpha-ketoglutarate-dependent dioxygenase AlkB family protein, whose translation MAKHMGGPCDQTGQHAYPWTHIRHYLSTEFQQRLWREAETYPLSSPEVKVFGKWHAIPRRQVWFGDTSCHYKYSGLLVEPEPWPKVLALLRQRLQADFGLCSNGVLVNHYADGRDCMGWHSDNEAELVPDADIASVSLGAGRDFMLRHRFTGERIVLPLVTGDLLLMHAPMQQVWQHSLPKRLRLDKPRLNFTFRTLYPGFYADN comes from the coding sequence ATGGCAAAACATATGGGAGGGCCCTGTGATCAAACGGGCCAACATGCATACCCTTGGACCCATATCCGTCATTATTTGTCCACTGAATTTCAACAGCGACTTTGGCGCGAGGCTGAAACCTATCCGCTGAGCAGTCCTGAGGTTAAGGTGTTTGGAAAATGGCATGCCATCCCCCGACGGCAGGTGTGGTTTGGTGACACCTCTTGTCACTATAAGTATTCCGGTTTATTGGTGGAGCCCGAACCTTGGCCAAAGGTTTTAGCGTTACTGCGCCAGCGGCTGCAGGCTGATTTTGGGCTATGCAGTAATGGGGTGCTGGTGAATCATTACGCCGATGGACGTGATTGTATGGGGTGGCATAGCGATAATGAGGCTGAGCTGGTACCTGATGCCGATATTGCTTCAGTATCCTTAGGCGCTGGTCGGGATTTTATGTTGCGCCATCGTTTTACCGGAGAGCGGATTGTATTGCCATTGGTGACAGGGGATTTATTGCTGATGCATGCTCCGATGCAACAGGTGTGGCAACATAGCTTGCCAAAACGGCTGAGGCTGGATAAACCGCGGCTTAACTTTACCTTTCGGACTCTGTATCCGGGCTTTTATGCTGATAATTAA
- a CDS encoding BolA family protein — MIVQTSITDKLTARFSPVHLEVINESNRHHVPPNSETHFKVVIASDAFDSLRLIARHRLVNELLADEFAAGLHALTMHTYTPEEWQALDAIPASPKCKG; from the coding sequence ATGATTGTTCAGACGAGCATTACTGATAAGTTGACTGCGCGTTTTTCCCCTGTTCACCTAGAGGTGATCAATGAAAGTAACCGTCATCATGTGCCGCCGAATTCAGAAACCCACTTTAAGGTGGTTATCGCCAGCGATGCATTTGACTCTCTGCGTTTGATTGCCCGTCACCGTCTGGTGAACGAACTGTTGGCTGATGAATTTGCTGCCGGTTTACATGCCTTGACGATGCATACCTATACCCCTGAGGAGTGGCAAGCATTGGATGCCATTCCAGCTTCACCCAAATGTAAAGGGTAA
- a CDS encoding TRAP transporter small permease subunit has protein sequence MTKLIAVLTGMSEYSGRFISWATLLLVLLTLAVVLLRYLFHTGATALQDTALYLHGAIFTLGAGYTLKHDAHVRVDIFYRRLTPYLRHWIDFLGTLLLLIPVCVFIALWSWDYVLASWRIGEASVEAGGLALVYLQKSLLLVLVVSLLIQAFADLLRHGQALRAGGRQ, from the coding sequence ATGACGAAATTGATTGCGGTACTGACAGGTATGTCAGAGTATTCGGGGCGTTTTATTAGTTGGGCAACCCTGCTATTGGTGTTGCTGACATTGGCAGTCGTATTGCTGCGTTATTTGTTTCACACCGGTGCCACTGCGCTGCAGGATACGGCGCTGTACCTGCATGGCGCTATTTTTACTCTGGGCGCCGGTTATACCCTTAAGCATGATGCCCATGTACGGGTGGATATTTTCTATCGCCGCCTGACCCCTTATCTGCGTCATTGGATAGATTTTCTTGGTACCTTGCTGCTGTTAATCCCTGTTTGTGTCTTTATTGCTTTATGGAGTTGGGATTATGTGTTGGCATCCTGGCGCATTGGTGAAGCATCAGTGGAAGCTGGGGGGCTAGCGCTGGTTTATCTGCAAAAATCCCTATTGCTGGTATTGGTTGTCAGTTTGCTTATCCAGGCTTTTGCTGACTTGCTGCGTCATGGACAGGCGTTGCGAGCTGGAGGGCGGCAATAA